TCCAGAATCACTTCACACGGGAAGACTCCCGACAATGATTCAAGCGAGAGCAACTTTTCCATTCCCTCTAACGGGGCAACGATTCGATCAACATCTCCAGATTCGGGCAGTACAACACCTGGAATGCCAAAACCAATACATCGAATCTGCTCCCAATTCAATTGATTTTCTGTCAGTAATTCATCCATATGGCTTCGTAGCACATCAAGGATTGCCATCCCTGCTCGATTATCAGTTTGACCGGATAACGTTGGATACGTTCTGTAATCCATAATCTCACCATTCAGATTAGAGAGTGCGATCCGAATTCGGGTTGCCCCAATATCGATGCCACAGACATAATAAGCGGTTTCGTTGAATCGAATGAGTGTCGCCTTACGACCCTGGGCATTGTCGGCTCTACCCGTTTCCAGCACCAGGTTTCGTTCAATCAGATGTTCAACCGCCGACGACACCGTAGGTTTGCTGAGTCCCGTATGACGACTGATATCTGCCCTGGACATCCCACCAGAAGCGATCAGCGCATCCATGATCAGATTCTCGTTCAGATTGCGAATATATTGCGGTGTGCCAGCCATTTTATCGCCTCCTTCTATAGTTAGTTAAGTTTCTTAACGAATTAAATTTAATATATCATCGGCTTTATAACGTGTACAGCTTTTTGTCTGTATAGGATCAGATGATTTTAAAAATCAAAGCCTGATCTCATCGCGGTCCTTTAATTTCAACTTTGCACCCTATAAATCAAAAAAAGCCGCAGGTGATAAACACCGCAGCTCCTTACTTCCTTATATATACGTTTTATTACGATTTGGACAACTCAATGAACCCTTCACCAAATACGTCACGCACATCATGGATCGTTATGAAAGCAATTTCATCCTCCGCTCGCACAATCTTCTTGAGCATTGGAACTTCTTGTTTGCTAATGACAATATATAAGATCTCTTTCGGGTTCTTCGTATAATAGCCATGACCAGACAGGACGGTGACTCCCCGATCCATCTTCTCAATGACCTGTTGAGCAATGGCATCCTGTTTCGTAGATATAATGGTGACTGCTTTTTTTGGATTGAGCCCTTCAATAATGAACTCCATCGTTTTCGTGCCGATGAACAGCATGACAATCGTACACATCAACCCTTGCGGCCCGATAATGAAGAACGACGAGAACGCCACGATCAGATCGAAGAATAACAGCCCATAACTGATGTTCCAATCCAGATATTTGTTGGCAAGTCGGGCCAGAATAACCGTTCCCGCCGTAGTGCCGCCTACTCTAACAATCAAGCCGATACCCAGACCGGCAAATAATCCACCAAAAATGGTATTGATCCAGAGCTCGTCCGATGCAATCGTCCAGCTCTCGGTCAGGTGCAGGAACAACGAGTTGAACACCACCGCAATAATGGTATACACCGTTGTGGTTCTGTCCAGAAACTTGTACCCCACAATCAGCAGAATACCATTCAGGAGCAAGTTCATCAGTCCTGGAGACCATTCAAAAAGGTAATACAAAATAATTGTAATGCCCGTAACGCCGCCTTCAGCCAGATCATTCGGGATGACGAACAGGTTCACTGCAAGTGCAAACAGAAATGCACCCGCCATAATAAATAGAATATCCGTTATTCTTTTCTTCATCATGCACTCCATCCAATCCATCAGAAAATCAACCTATCAACCAATTTCATAAGTTGTCATAACCACTCAATGATAGATTCTACCATGCCATGAGCAAAATTTGTATACATAATACAAATTGTTGCGCGAATTGTACAAAGGAATCTGAAATTGCTGTTATTTTAGGCTCTACAGAGCCTATTCACTTCACCACCCATGACAAATGTCATGGGTCATCATTGATATTCATCATTACAGTGTACTGACACTTATGACTTACTGCACTGGATGCATTCTTATACAATGATAAAAACGCCTCACTTGGAGACATCTTCCCAGGAAGCGTTCGGTTATAACTGATTACAGTTATTGACCATCGAAGGAGGACATAAGTCTATGAGCAGAACCAAAGAAATGGCCCTTAAAAAAGAAGTAACCCCTTATGAGAAAAATAATCTTCGCCTGAGTATTCAACAATTAGTGAATTCCATACTGCCATTATTATTATTATGGGCCGCAGCGTACTATAGCTTGTCCGTGTCCTACTGGTTGACATTTCCGATAGCCCTCGTAGCCTCGGGATTTGTTCTTCGAACGTTTATCATCTTCCATGACTGCTGTCATGGTTCATTCTTTAAGAGCAAACGTGCCAACGACATTCTCGGCACCATTACAGGTGTATTAACGCTCACACCGTACCTGCAATGGAAAAACGAGCATTCCATTCACCACGCAACCAGCGGCAATCTGGACAAACGTGGAGTTGGCGATATCTGGGTGATGACAGTTGAGGAATACAAAGCCGCTTCCCCTTGGGGTCGTTTGTTCTACCGGATTTATCGTAATCCGTTTGTCATGTTCGGTATTGGACCCATCTATGTGTTCCTTTTTGCCTACCGCTTTAACCGTAAAGGCGCAAGACGCAAAGAACGTATGAATACTCACCTGACTACAGTGTTGATCGTAGCGCTCTACGCCTCCATGTGCTGGTTGATCGGCTGGCAGGCTTTTGTTCTGGTGCAGGCACCCGTCTTTTTCTTCTCCGGCTTCTTCGGCATCTGGCTGTTCTACGTACAGCATCAATTTGAAGATACGTACTTTGAAAATGAAGATGAGTGGAGTTATGTGAAGGCTGCTGTAGAAGGTAGTTCATATTATAAATTGCCTAAACTGCTGCAATGGATCAGTGGCAATATCGGGTTCCACCATGTGCATCACTTGAGCCCACGTGTACCCAACTATTATTTGGAAGAAGCCCATAACGCAACACCGCCATTGCAGAAGGCTACAACGATTACGCTGCGTTCCAGTCTGGCTGCCCTGCGATTCCGTCTGTGGGACGAAGAATCCAAGCAATTTGTCAGTTTCAGAGAGATCAAAAACTTAACTCGCAAGCCTTACGTTCAACCGCCTATTCGAGTAAACAACCAAGCGAGTCTGACAGAGAAGCCTTAACTCTGTCGGATTCGTTTTCTTGTATTCAAGCTAAAGTCGTGCTACAGTCAGGCTAAGTTTGAGTACAATGCAAGTCCGAGGAGGAGAATTTTCATTCAAAAGTGGATGCAGCTCTTTTATAAAAATACAGGTTTGAATCCGTATGTATGGCTCGTCTTTTTCATCCTACCCTTCTATTATATTTCACAATATTCCAAATTGTGGCCCATGGTGGCGGGAATTTTCATCATTCTGTTCTTCTTTGTTTGTTATCTGCTTGCCTTCATCACAAAGGGCTGGCAGGTGTATATGTGGATTGGACTGTTGATCGCCATATCGATTACGATGACCATCGCCTATGATTATGCCTATTTCTCATTGTTTCTTGCTTTTTTTATTGGGAATATTAAAAATAAAGCCGGTTTCTTCACCCTCTATTCGGTGAACCTGGCAGCCAGTTTTCTAACCATTAATTATAGTTTCATCAAACAGAGCACCCTATTGCTCAGTCAGTTCCCGTTTGTATTCATTACTCTTATGGCATCCATACTGCTTCCGATCAGTACGTATAACAAAAATAAGCGTGAACAGCTGGAAGGCCAACTGGAGAACGCCAACAAACGGCTGGATGATCTTGTGAAAATGGAAGAGCGGCAGCGTATCGCACGTGATCTGCACGATACCCTTGGACAAAAGCTCTCTCTCATCGGTCTGAAAACCGATCTGGCGAAGCGTCTGCTTCGCATGAATCCTGATCAGGCCGAGATTGAACTGAACGATCTGAGACAGACAGCAAGTACCGCACTAAAGGAAGTTCGGGAAATGGTAACGACCATGCGTGGCACA
Above is a window of Paenibacillus sp. E222 DNA encoding:
- a CDS encoding YitT family protein — its product is MKKRITDILFIMAGAFLFALAVNLFVIPNDLAEGGVTGITIILYYLFEWSPGLMNLLLNGILLIVGYKFLDRTTTVYTIIAVVFNSLFLHLTESWTIASDELWINTIFGGLFAGLGIGLIVRVGGTTAGTVILARLANKYLDWNISYGLLFFDLIVAFSSFFIIGPQGLMCTIVMLFIGTKTMEFIIEGLNPKKAVTIISTKQDAIAQQVIEKMDRGVTVLSGHGYYTKNPKEILYIVISKQEVPMLKKIVRAEDEIAFITIHDVRDVFGEGFIELSKS
- a CDS encoding fatty acid desaturase, producing MSRTKEMALKKEVTPYEKNNLRLSIQQLVNSILPLLLLWAAAYYSLSVSYWLTFPIALVASGFVLRTFIIFHDCCHGSFFKSKRANDILGTITGVLTLTPYLQWKNEHSIHHATSGNLDKRGVGDIWVMTVEEYKAASPWGRLFYRIYRNPFVMFGIGPIYVFLFAYRFNRKGARRKERMNTHLTTVLIVALYASMCWLIGWQAFVLVQAPVFFFSGFFGIWLFYVQHQFEDTYFENEDEWSYVKAAVEGSSYYKLPKLLQWISGNIGFHHVHHLSPRVPNYYLEEAHNATPPLQKATTITLRSSLAALRFRLWDEESKQFVSFREIKNLTRKPYVQPPIRVNNQASLTEKP
- a CDS encoding sensor histidine kinase; translated protein: MQKWMQLFYKNTGLNPYVWLVFFILPFYYISQYSKLWPMVAGIFIILFFFVCYLLAFITKGWQVYMWIGLLIAISITMTIAYDYAYFSLFLAFFIGNIKNKAGFFTLYSVNLAASFLTINYSFIKQSTLLLSQFPFVFITLMASILLPISTYNKNKREQLEGQLENANKRLDDLVKMEERQRIARDLHDTLGQKLSLIGLKTDLAKRLLRMNPDQAEIELNDLRQTASTALKEVREMVTTMRGTQLVDELFRAEQILKAASIEYVLEGNPKLQDTSQLNENVLGMCLKEAVTNVVKHSQAAVCTIRIEETLSDNIITVQDNGVGIERTRKQERRGTGILGMKERLEFVNGCLDIRSGADMEGTGIVIHVPKLVRKPIKEVEQ